In the Fibrobacter sp. genome, one interval contains:
- a CDS encoding DUF374 domain-containing protein, with translation MSSNLKTRFLAKLAAWWMRSLRIRVTFPQDFRPGILGLWHQDLLASVATFKNQGVHILVSESGDGEFLTIAAQDLGYKVSRGSDTHGATNVRHLLTSLKQDVFAGMALDGPKGPARQVKPGSIWLSKSSDRPLWHIQPKYGAHIRLKTWDNFIIPLPLSSIDVQINYLCTENTTLPK, from the coding sequence ATGTCCAGCAATTTAAAGACAAGGTTCCTAGCCAAACTGGCCGCATGGTGGATGCGCAGCCTGCGAATACGGGTCACGTTCCCCCAGGATTTCCGACCAGGCATTCTTGGCCTATGGCATCAGGACCTCCTTGCCAGTGTCGCCACGTTCAAGAACCAAGGCGTACACATCCTGGTTTCGGAATCCGGCGATGGCGAATTTCTGACCATTGCCGCCCAGGACCTAGGCTACAAGGTCTCCCGAGGCTCCGACACCCACGGCGCCACCAACGTAAGACACCTGCTAACCTCCCTAAAGCAAGATGTTTTTGCGGGAATGGCGCTAGACGGCCCTAAGGGGCCCGCCCGACAGGTAAAGCCTGGTTCCATCTGGCTATCCAAGTCCAGCGACCGCCCCCTTTGGCATATACAGCCCAAGTACGGCGCCCACATAAGGCTTAAAACCTGGGATAACTTTATCATCCCGTTGCCACTGTCATCTATTGACGTTCAAATTAATTATCTTTGCACCGAAAATACAACGCTACCAAAGTGA
- the secD gene encoding protein translocase subunit SecD, with protein MNKNRFGMREFIILLVIILSAYTVWPSIQVHSKSGEEKKTFLKENPKMGAKSINFGLDLAGGTSITLEIDKSGLKNEDIKDIQEESLEIIRNRVDQYGLSEPQISPSGDDRILVELAGVDDSTAKSLVGSTAKLEFKILAESEKFLQVVQLIDQYLTRQTTDIVASDSAVADTTAAAAPAADTAKALSDDELLGKTAAAEPAKDSVVETAPAAAELASEVGTALSAYYMNFGNGGFIAEENVEKVKKLLEAEGVQKLIPRDVNFAFGSGLEAIQRDSKIKAKRLYLLKRRAEMGGDDVADARPYRVSDGTNAGEVAVSLKFSGIGPKKFSAVTAANIGKQMAIVLDNQVISAPVIRDRIPNGEAQITGLDDMAEANRLAVVLRAGALKAPMKIIESRNVGATLGEENIVQGFGSGAVGLVLCLVFMVGYYRLGGFIASLGMIINTLVTAAVMSVFSATLTLPGIAGFILVLGMSLDANVIIYERIREEIKSGLTARAAVAKGYERAFSAIFDSNLTTVLTALILYKIGTGSVKGFGLTLMIGIITSLFCALTVTRAVFDFKLAKRDATTLSIGGGFKALNNANLAIVPNRGKFKLLSLVLIVASIASIAIKGFDFSIDFTGGQVYTVQYQDDGKHENDLTKALSDAGISGTRVRSLGGTSANSYQISMRASDDVQFEAKMAAAFEKAGQKVEIVAKDSVGPTIGKELRNDAIMAIILAWLAIGLYVWFRFGKLGLGFGIGAVVGLVHDSIITLGFISIFGLSFDGALIASLLTMIGYSVNDTIVVFDRVRENTNVYGTSNFDQTLNSSINQCFSRTVITSLTTLFVCLVLAVMGGSSIRDFGLVMVFGVLIGTYSSVCVCSPFVLWYSKRFKGGV; from the coding sequence ATGAACAAGAACAGATTCGGCATGCGAGAATTTATCATTCTCCTCGTCATTATTCTTTCGGCCTACACTGTATGGCCCTCTATCCAGGTTCACTCCAAGTCTGGTGAAGAAAAGAAGACCTTCCTCAAGGAAAATCCGAAGATGGGTGCAAAGTCCATCAACTTCGGTTTGGACCTTGCTGGTGGTACCTCCATTACCCTTGAAATCGACAAGTCCGGTCTCAAGAACGAAGACATCAAGGATATTCAGGAAGAATCCCTTGAAATCATTCGTAACCGTGTTGACCAGTATGGTCTTTCTGAACCGCAGATTTCCCCCAGCGGCGATGACCGTATCTTGGTTGAACTGGCAGGTGTGGATGACTCCACTGCTAAGTCCCTGGTTGGTTCTACCGCCAAGCTGGAATTCAAGATCCTGGCTGAATCCGAAAAGTTCCTCCAGGTTGTGCAGCTCATCGACCAGTATCTGACTCGTCAGACCACCGATATCGTAGCTTCCGATTCTGCTGTGGCCGACACTACTGCCGCTGCCGCTCCTGCTGCTGATACCGCCAAGGCTCTTTCTGACGACGAACTCCTTGGTAAGACTGCTGCCGCTGAACCGGCTAAGGATTCCGTTGTGGAAACCGCTCCTGCAGCCGCCGAACTGGCAAGCGAAGTCGGTACCGCTCTTTCCGCTTACTACATGAACTTCGGTAACGGTGGTTTCATCGCTGAAGAAAATGTGGAAAAGGTCAAGAAGCTTCTTGAAGCTGAAGGTGTCCAGAAGCTCATTCCTCGCGACGTTAACTTCGCCTTTGGTAGCGGTCTGGAAGCAATCCAGCGCGATTCCAAGATCAAGGCAAAGCGTCTCTACCTCCTGAAGCGTCGTGCTGAAATGGGTGGTGACGATGTGGCTGACGCTCGTCCGTACCGTGTTTCCGATGGTACCAATGCCGGTGAAGTCGCTGTTAGCCTCAAGTTCTCCGGTATCGGTCCTAAGAAGTTCTCTGCCGTAACTGCCGCAAACATTGGCAAGCAGATGGCTATCGTTCTCGACAACCAGGTTATCTCTGCTCCGGTCATTCGCGACCGTATCCCCAATGGCGAAGCTCAGATTACCGGTCTCGATGACATGGCTGAAGCAAATCGTTTGGCTGTAGTGCTTCGTGCCGGTGCCCTGAAGGCTCCCATGAAGATCATCGAAAGCCGTAACGTGGGTGCTACCCTCGGTGAAGAAAACATTGTTCAGGGCTTCGGTTCCGGCGCTGTCGGTCTCGTACTCTGCTTGGTCTTCATGGTGGGTTACTACCGTCTCGGCGGTTTCATTGCTAGCCTCGGTATGATCATCAATACCTTGGTCACTGCAGCAGTGATGTCCGTCTTCAGCGCTACCCTGACTCTCCCTGGTATCGCAGGCTTCATCCTGGTGCTGGGTATGTCTCTCGACGCCAACGTTATTATCTACGAACGTATCCGTGAAGAAATCAAGTCTGGTCTTACCGCTCGTGCCGCAGTGGCCAAGGGTTACGAACGCGCATTCAGCGCCATCTTCGACTCCAACTTGACTACCGTTCTTACCGCTCTCATCCTTTACAAGATTGGTACCGGCTCCGTTAAGGGTTTCGGTCTTACCTTGATGATCGGTATTATCACCTCTTTGTTCTGCGCACTTACTGTTACCCGCGCTGTATTCGACTTCAAGCTTGCTAAGCGTGACGCAACCACTCTCTCTATCGGTGGCGGCTTCAAGGCTCTCAATAATGCAAACCTTGCAATCGTTCCCAACCGCGGCAAGTTCAAACTGCTCTCCCTCGTTCTTATCGTTGCAAGTATCGCATCCATTGCAATCAAGGGCTTCGACTTTAGCATCGACTTCACTGGTGGTCAGGTTTATACTGTCCAGTACCAGGATGACGGCAAGCACGAAAACGACTTGACCAAGGCTCTCTCTGACGCTGGCATCTCCGGTACCCGCGTTCGCTCCTTGGGTGGAACTTCTGCTAACTCCTACCAGATTAGCATGCGTGCATCCGACGATGTTCAGTTCGAAGCCAAGATGGCTGCAGCCTTCGAAAAGGCCGGCCAGAAGGTTGAAATCGTTGCTAAGGATAGCGTTGGTCCGACCATCGGTAAGGAACTCCGTAACGATGCCATCATGGCTATCATTCTTGCATGGCTCGCCATCGGTCTCTATGTGTGGTTCCGCTTCGGTAAGCTGGGCCTTGGCTTCGGTATCGGTGCAGTGGTTGGCCTCGTCCACGACTCCATCATTACCTTGGGCTTCATCTCCATCTTTGGCCTTTCCTTCGATGGTGCTTTGATCGCTTCCCTCTTGACCATGATTGGTTACTCTGTTAACGATACCATCGTGGTGTTCGACCGTGTTCGTGAAAACACCAACGTTTATGGCACCAGCAACTTTGACCAGACTTTGAATAG
- a CDS encoding 4-alpha-glucanotransferase, which produces MRYGDLSFFQSGVAVPLFSLYSKQSIGIGEYLDLIPFARWAQFCDLNIIQLLPVNDTGAESSPYSARSAFALNPVFINIQSVNGSSEFEEEIQDGKAEFEKLGKIDYYKISTWKRSILRKIFDNRYETLKKNKVLSRWIDENVWAKPYCVYCTLKAMNGESCWKDWSEHRDPSESDIEKLWKKYAKDCLFQAWMQCVAEMQFNTAVTEVSKMGLRLKGDIPILINEDSADVWSERKFFSLDDRAGAPPDMFSYSGQNWGFPTYRWDVIEQDNFAWWRRRLAQASKFYHAYRIDHVLGFFRIWSIPQCEVTGIMGRFNPCLPITFGELQQAGFCRETLEYLRRPNCSVDQLREFLGDDTERLVALYFEHLPNEFDRFILKPEYSCEKAIVALDEPQSAKDGLLKVYWNRVFIPSGDENTFYPFWYWYNQPVLHTLPEYEQKKLQEIIKRNEDAQNGLWEQNATKLLSVLANETDMLVCAEDLGAVPNCVPTVLNKLNILSLRIERWARNWNVPYSPYYDMDEYPRLSVCTTSCHDTSSLRGLWNEADFDRDLYWSHAHLPGSAPAEITPSVARTILTHVFSTNSLFCIPPVQDFFALSASLSQVAPEAERVNIPGTVGGANWCYRMPCSVDELMDYASLGSDIRKLVDARKRRPLWKI; this is translated from the coding sequence ATGCGATATGGTGATTTATCTTTCTTTCAAAGCGGCGTAGCCGTTCCTCTTTTCAGTCTTTACAGCAAGCAGAGCATCGGTATCGGTGAATACCTGGACTTGATCCCCTTTGCTCGCTGGGCTCAGTTCTGCGATTTGAACATTATCCAGTTGTTGCCTGTCAACGATACTGGCGCAGAATCCAGTCCTTATAGCGCTCGTAGTGCTTTTGCCTTGAACCCTGTGTTCATCAACATCCAGTCGGTGAACGGATCCTCTGAATTCGAAGAAGAAATTCAGGATGGTAAGGCTGAATTCGAAAAGTTGGGAAAGATCGACTATTATAAGATCTCCACTTGGAAACGCTCCATATTGCGCAAGATTTTTGACAACCGTTACGAAACCCTCAAGAAGAACAAGGTTCTTAGCCGCTGGATCGACGAAAACGTCTGGGCTAAGCCCTACTGTGTTTACTGTACTCTGAAGGCCATGAACGGTGAATCCTGCTGGAAGGATTGGTCCGAACATCGCGATCCTTCTGAAAGCGACATCGAAAAGCTTTGGAAGAAGTATGCCAAGGACTGCCTGTTCCAGGCATGGATGCAGTGTGTTGCAGAAATGCAGTTCAATACTGCGGTTACTGAAGTCTCCAAGATGGGTCTTCGCCTGAAGGGTGATATTCCTATTCTTATTAACGAAGACAGTGCCGACGTATGGTCCGAACGTAAGTTCTTCTCTCTTGATGACCGTGCCGGTGCTCCTCCTGACATGTTCAGCTACAGCGGCCAGAACTGGGGATTCCCCACTTATCGCTGGGATGTTATTGAACAGGATAATTTTGCCTGGTGGCGTCGTCGTCTGGCTCAAGCCAGCAAGTTCTATCATGCTTACCGCATTGACCACGTGCTCGGCTTCTTCCGTATCTGGTCCATTCCCCAGTGCGAAGTTACTGGCATTATGGGCCGTTTCAACCCCTGCCTGCCTATTACTTTTGGTGAACTCCAACAAGCAGGCTTCTGTCGCGAAACCTTGGAATATCTGCGCCGTCCCAATTGCTCTGTGGATCAGCTTCGCGAATTCCTTGGTGATGATACGGAACGTTTGGTTGCCCTTTACTTCGAGCATCTGCCTAACGAATTTGACCGTTTCATCCTCAAGCCTGAATACAGCTGCGAAAAAGCAATCGTCGCTCTTGATGAGCCCCAGTCCGCTAAGGATGGCTTGCTGAAGGTTTATTGGAATCGTGTGTTCATTCCTTCTGGTGACGAGAATACCTTCTATCCCTTCTGGTATTGGTACAACCAGCCGGTGCTTCACACCTTGCCGGAATACGAACAGAAGAAACTTCAGGAAATTATCAAGCGCAACGAAGATGCCCAGAATGGTCTCTGGGAACAGAATGCAACCAAGCTCCTGTCTGTTCTCGCAAACGAAACCGACATGCTGGTTTGTGCCGAAGACTTGGGTGCTGTGCCTAACTGCGTGCCTACCGTCTTGAACAAGCTGAACATTCTTTCTCTGCGTATTGAACGCTGGGCCCGTAACTGGAATGTTCCTTATTCTCCGTATTACGACATGGATGAATATCCGAGGCTTTCTGTTTGCACTACCAGTTGCCACGATACCTCCAGCCTTCGCGGCCTTTGGAACGAAGCTGACTTCGACCGTGACCTCTACTGGTCTCACGCTCACCTGCCGGGATCTGCACCTGCAGAAATCACCCCGTCTGTGGCAAGGACTATCTTGACTCATGTGTTCTCCACCAACAGCCTGTTCTGCATTCCCCCTGTTCAGGATTTCTTCGCCTTGTCTGCAAGCCTTTCCCAGGTTGCTCCCGAGGCTGAACGCGTGAACATTCCGGGTACTGTAGGCGGTGCTAACTGGTGCTACCGCATGCCTTGCTCCGTAGACGAACTGATGGATTACGCATCTCTCGGTTCCGACATCCGTAAGCTGGTGGATGCCCGTAAGCGTCGTCCTCTCTGGAAGATTTAA
- the ispH gene encoding 4-hydroxy-3-methylbut-2-enyl diphosphate reductase, whose amino-acid sequence MKKVILATPRGFCAGVDRAIHVVEKAIEKFGTPIYVRHEIVHNKFVVDTLRSKGVVFVDELDEVPAGSVVIFSAHGAAEAVYADAEKRGLQVLDASCPLVLKVHYSAKRHYNAGRHIIMIGHAGHAEVIGTLGQLPEGAISLVRNESDVASVQVPADKELAYITQTTLSVAETREIIKALKARFPDIIGPDAGDLCYATGNRQAAVLDLCSMVDVLLVVGAKNSSNSSRLMELGLEQGIPSHLIGSVEDLEPEWFNGHNVVGISSGASAPEVLVQEVVDWIKSKFEGVEIENFVKLVESTKFNLPKALQD is encoded by the coding sequence ATGAAGAAAGTAATTCTTGCAACCCCCCGCGGCTTTTGCGCCGGAGTGGATCGTGCGATCCACGTGGTGGAAAAGGCCATTGAAAAATTCGGGACGCCTATTTACGTCCGTCACGAAATCGTCCATAACAAGTTCGTCGTTGACACCCTGAGAAGCAAGGGCGTTGTCTTTGTGGACGAACTGGACGAAGTCCCCGCCGGATCCGTTGTGATTTTCTCGGCTCATGGTGCGGCGGAGGCCGTCTATGCAGATGCAGAAAAGCGCGGTCTCCAGGTGCTGGACGCCAGCTGCCCGCTGGTTCTCAAGGTTCACTACAGCGCTAAGCGTCACTATAATGCGGGCCGTCATATCATCATGATTGGCCATGCCGGTCACGCCGAAGTGATCGGTACCCTGGGGCAGCTTCCCGAGGGCGCCATCTCTTTGGTTCGCAACGAGTCTGACGTTGCTTCTGTGCAGGTTCCCGCAGATAAGGAACTGGCCTACATCACCCAGACGACGCTGTCTGTTGCAGAAACCCGCGAAATTATCAAAGCTCTCAAGGCCAGATTCCCGGACATCATCGGGCCCGATGCAGGAGACCTGTGCTATGCGACTGGCAACCGCCAGGCCGCAGTGCTGGATCTTTGCTCCATGGTGGACGTCCTTCTGGTTGTTGGCGCCAAGAATTCTTCCAATTCCAGCCGTCTTATGGAATTGGGTCTGGAACAGGGTATCCCCAGCCACTTGATTGGTTCGGTGGAAGACCTTGAGCCGGAATGGTTTAATGGCCACAATGTGGTGGGTATTTCCAGTGGCGCGAGCGCTCCTGAGGTGCTGGTTCAGGAGGTTGTGGACTGGATAAAATCGAAATTTGAGGGCGTAGAAATCGAAAATTTCGTAAAATTGGTGGAATCTACCAAGTTTAACCTGCCAAAGGCCCTACAAGATTAA
- a CDS encoding ABC transporter permease, with protein MSKLYAYRGWILAALGIAVLAMPAAPLPRTNASRILEHPGALFNDDIFFGVLIPAAVFLSSVVLRVQARRSIGEHTRGYAHDADRLVMDGVYSRIRHPLYVSNTGVAYSLMLLHLGFTPVAALPVLVLVVFEILLSRMEDRYLEQRFGDVWRKWAKKTPAFFPRLSQSPGAKKESSASVEFRPRSFEAAFKADASTWLWLLFCIFIIVLRKLV; from the coding sequence TTGAGTAAACTCTACGCCTACCGCGGTTGGATTCTTGCTGCCCTTGGGATTGCTGTCCTTGCTATGCCTGCTGCGCCGCTGCCTCGGACGAACGCATCCCGCATTTTGGAACATCCAGGCGCCCTCTTTAACGACGACATTTTCTTCGGAGTGTTGATTCCGGCTGCTGTTTTTTTGTCTTCCGTTGTCTTGCGAGTTCAGGCCCGTCGCTCCATCGGGGAACACACCCGGGGCTACGCTCACGATGCTGACCGCCTAGTCATGGACGGCGTGTACTCCAGAATCCGCCATCCTCTTTACGTTTCCAATACGGGCGTCGCCTATTCCTTAATGCTATTGCATCTTGGCTTTACGCCTGTCGCCGCCTTGCCTGTGCTGGTTCTTGTCGTATTCGAAATCCTTCTGTCCAGGATGGAAGACCGTTATCTAGAACAACGTTTTGGTGATGTTTGGCGCAAGTGGGCAAAGAAGACTCCCGCTTTTTTCCCGCGTCTGTCCCAATCTCCAGGGGCGAAAAAAGAAAGTTCTGCCTCCGTGGAATTTAGGCCTCGTTCCTTCGAGGCGGCCTTCAAGGCCGACGCCAGCACCTGGCTTTGGCTTCTCTTCTGTATTTTCATTATCGTCCTTCGAAAGCTGGTGTAA
- a CDS encoding glycoside hydrolase family 13 protein, with translation MPMKSFAPDWVKDAVFYQIFPDRFCRSPRYEAVGKFVDWSAKPTRENMYGGNLAGIEDKLTYIAGLGVNAIYLCPIFKSNSNHRYHTVGYFEIDPVLGTLADFDRFIKKAHRLGIRVILDGVFNHCSRGFFQFNSLMELGKNSPYVDWFHVKGWPLRAYSGKPNYECWWGMPALPKFNTDNADVREFLFSVGEFWMKRGIDGWRLDVPNEIDDDSFWQEFRRRVKTVNPEAYIVGEIWDEPSRWLMGDQFDGVMNYMFRKAVMAYLFDENPISTEEFCSRLKGAFPQFRYSNQGQLPAGDIPMNLLGSHDTSRMMNQPCSDEARIRLAFALLFFMPGAPCVYYGEELGLRGGKDPDNRRTIPWENLKTLQKNPIYDWIRELVALRKSSEALRHGEMSIIPHNGGFSVERRLGKASICLKVYAPDETHSPCFTIFAPN, from the coding sequence ATGCCTATGAAATCCTTTGCGCCTGACTGGGTCAAGGACGCGGTCTTCTACCAGATTTTTCCTGACCGTTTTTGCCGTTCCCCGCGGTACGAGGCGGTCGGTAAGTTTGTGGATTGGTCTGCCAAGCCGACCCGCGAAAACATGTATGGCGGAAACCTTGCCGGCATTGAAGACAAACTAACGTATATCGCTGGCCTTGGTGTAAACGCCATCTACCTTTGCCCGATTTTCAAGAGCAATTCCAACCACCGCTATCACACGGTGGGCTACTTTGAGATTGATCCCGTTCTCGGTACGCTTGCGGACTTTGACCGTTTTATCAAGAAGGCCCACAGGCTTGGAATTCGAGTGATTCTTGACGGTGTGTTCAATCACTGCTCTCGCGGGTTCTTTCAGTTCAACAGCCTGATGGAACTGGGCAAGAACTCGCCCTATGTGGATTGGTTCCATGTGAAGGGATGGCCCTTGCGTGCCTACTCTGGAAAGCCCAATTACGAATGCTGGTGGGGGATGCCCGCCCTTCCGAAGTTCAATACGGACAATGCGGATGTGAGGGAATTCCTGTTCAGCGTTGGCGAATTCTGGATGAAGCGCGGTATCGATGGCTGGCGCCTGGATGTGCCCAATGAAATTGATGATGACAGTTTCTGGCAGGAATTCCGCCGCCGCGTGAAGACTGTCAATCCGGAAGCCTACATTGTGGGAGAAATTTGGGACGAACCTTCCCGTTGGCTTATGGGCGACCAGTTCGATGGCGTCATGAACTATATGTTCCGCAAGGCGGTAATGGCTTACCTCTTTGATGAAAATCCGATTTCTACCGAAGAATTCTGCTCCCGTCTTAAGGGCGCCTTCCCGCAGTTCCGTTACAGTAATCAGGGACAGTTGCCTGCTGGCGATATTCCCATGAACTTGCTGGGTAGTCATGATACCAGCCGCATGATGAACCAGCCTTGCTCCGATGAGGCGAGGATTAGGCTTGCCTTTGCGCTGCTTTTCTTTATGCCGGGCGCCCCTTGCGTCTATTATGGCGAAGAATTGGGCCTTAGGGGAGGCAAGGATCCGGATAATCGTCGGACAATACCTTGGGAAAACCTTAAAACGCTGCAAAAGAACCCGATTTATGATTGGATTCGTGAGTTGGTTGCGCTTCGAAAGTCCAGCGAGGCTCTGAGGCATGGGGAAATGTCCATAATTCCCCATAATGGCGGTTTTTCCGTTGAACGTAGACTGGGTAAGGCTTCTATTTGCCTTAAAGTGTACGCTCCCGATGAAACACACTCCCCGTGTTTTACTATCTTTGCGCCCAACTAG
- a CDS encoding 3'-5' exonuclease produces the protein MILLPPKFVAFDLETTGLNNQKDEIIEIGAVKFTVEVKAGKVVPKLEKEFQTFVKPNMMIPAEASSVNHIYDKDVQDAPAVGDAIKAFTAFCGQSSILIAHNANFDASFLRVAYQKNPQIIPGNPVVDSLAIAKAILPEASSHKLGILAKMFERRGEIGMKIESDKAHRAVYDCEMLMEVFVALLRRRFKEKDWEMAEIMKNMEKYKGTAQFLNK, from the coding sequence GTGATCTTATTACCTCCGAAATTTGTGGCCTTCGACCTTGAAACTACAGGCCTCAACAACCAGAAAGACGAAATCATTGAAATCGGTGCAGTCAAGTTCACCGTCGAAGTAAAGGCCGGCAAGGTCGTCCCCAAGCTGGAGAAGGAATTCCAGACCTTCGTCAAGCCCAACATGATGATTCCCGCCGAAGCATCCAGCGTAAACCACATTTACGACAAGGACGTTCAAGACGCTCCGGCCGTCGGCGACGCCATCAAGGCATTCACCGCCTTCTGCGGACAGTCCTCCATCCTGATTGCGCACAACGCAAACTTTGACGCCAGCTTTTTACGCGTCGCCTACCAGAAGAATCCGCAAATCATCCCCGGCAACCCGGTTGTCGACAGCCTTGCCATCGCCAAGGCCATCCTTCCCGAGGCAAGTTCCCACAAGTTGGGTATTCTCGCCAAGATGTTTGAACGCCGTGGCGAAATCGGCATGAAGATCGAGTCCGACAAGGCTCACCGCGCCGTCTACGACTGCGAAATGCTGATGGAAGTCTTTGTCGCCCTGCTCCGCCGCCGCTTCAAGGAAAAGGACTGGGAAATGGCAGAAATCATGAAGAACATGGAAAAGTACAAGGGTACCGCCCAGTTCTTGAACAAGTAA
- a CDS encoding DNA alkylation repair protein yields MAKKAREQFDFLGIRLVPRREVTYPLFDKNPPKDGDELVARVEDMWTQPYREIQYAACDYLFRHRGLLGGQHLSFLKKLIKTRAWRDTVDTLAACILGDLALRLPALRTKIASWIRDPNVWVRRSAIIFQIQYKDRTDWPLLRQFCLTCAKDDDYYIRNGIGRALSEYARINPQEVRRFVQDNTFAEQTTQEILRMI; encoded by the coding sequence ATGGCTAAGAAGGCTAGAGAGCAGTTCGACTTCCTTGGAATTCGACTGGTTCCTCGCCGTGAAGTGACTTATCCTTTGTTTGACAAGAACCCCCCTAAGGATGGCGACGAATTGGTTGCCCGTGTCGAAGACATGTGGACACAGCCCTATCGTGAAATCCAGTATGCCGCTTGCGACTACTTGTTCCGTCATCGCGGTCTTTTGGGCGGTCAGCATTTGTCCTTCCTCAAGAAGCTTATCAAGACCCGTGCCTGGCGCGATACGGTAGATACCTTGGCTGCCTGTATTCTTGGCGACCTGGCTCTCCGTCTGCCGGCCCTTCGTACTAAGATTGCATCTTGGATTCGTGACCCCAATGTGTGGGTTCGTCGCAGTGCTATCATTTTCCAGATTCAGTACAAGGATCGCACCGATTGGCCTTTGCTCCGTCAGTTCTGCCTGACCTGCGCCAAGGATGACGACTATTATATCCGTAACGGTATTGGTCGTGCCTTGTCCGAATACGCTCGCATCAATCCTCAGGAAGTGCGCCGTTTCGTACAAGATAATACCTTTGCGGAGCAGACTACTCAAGAAATTCTTCGAATGATTTAA
- the rpmB gene encoding 50S ribosomal protein L28 codes for MSRICEVTGKAGLVGNMVSHSNRKKLMKQLPNLQKKRFYIPEEDRWVTLRISNAGLRTINKRGIQAVARELGI; via the coding sequence ATGAGCCGCATTTGTGAAGTTACCGGCAAAGCCGGTCTCGTGGGCAACATGGTTTCCCACTCTAACCGCAAGAAGTTGATGAAGCAGCTGCCGAACCTTCAGAAGAAGCGCTTCTACATCCCCGAAGAAGACCGCTGGGTCACCCTTCGCATCTCCAACGCTGGTCTCCGCACCATCAATAAGCGCGGTATCCAGGCTGTTGCTCGCGAACTCGGCATCTAA
- a CDS encoding 3-deoxy-D-manno-octulosonic acid transferase → MAGRLAGTAAKASTRLKPLDRKFHVTDRLNGPWVLESNQGPHLWLHGASLGECKMLLNLARFLKQDLKNCPRILLTTQKVEVLPYLEDAGKGLVEVALAPADVPAAMSNFMRNVRPVALILAENELWPGYLSIMSRTAVRPSVALVSGRYRRSLPGMDFASVGFACMQTGGDRERLMDMVDRKSFAPVVGGDWKLLPWAKEGSDDTASGSPAKNDVDVAFLSVHFEEWESLIDILRYCKLRERSVVLMPRRLEEVELFRHELKSINAKVLDWPEVRPGAVALINQFGLTSQVLERSSLAVVGGSFCARPGIHDFWEPLRALVPTCVGPYANGHEDAVNELVCKGVVAQVQSASDFENLDLPAEDRIRECLDSEKTKILNSYQQLLVFLEDLLK, encoded by the coding sequence ATGGCAGGCCGGCTTGCGGGTACGGCCGCTAAGGCGTCGACCAGATTAAAACCTCTGGATCGCAAGTTCCATGTGACCGATCGGTTGAATGGCCCTTGGGTCCTTGAGTCTAACCAGGGGCCCCATCTTTGGCTGCATGGTGCAAGTCTTGGCGAATGCAAGATGCTACTGAATTTGGCCCGTTTCTTGAAACAGGACCTGAAGAACTGTCCAAGAATCCTGCTGACAACACAAAAGGTGGAGGTACTTCCTTACCTAGAAGATGCAGGAAAGGGCCTTGTGGAAGTGGCTCTTGCCCCAGCGGATGTGCCTGCGGCCATGTCCAACTTTATGCGGAATGTTCGGCCCGTCGCGCTGATTCTTGCAGAAAATGAACTTTGGCCGGGGTATCTTTCCATTATGTCCCGCACGGCGGTTCGACCGTCGGTAGCCCTCGTTTCGGGTCGCTATCGCAGGTCCCTTCCGGGGATGGATTTTGCATCCGTTGGTTTTGCCTGCATGCAGACTGGTGGAGACCGCGAACGCCTAATGGATATGGTTGATCGAAAGAGCTTTGCTCCTGTGGTGGGCGGCGACTGGAAGCTCTTGCCTTGGGCGAAGGAGGGCTCGGATGATACCGCCTCTGGCTCGCCTGCAAAGAATGATGTGGATGTGGCGTTCCTGTCGGTTCATTTCGAGGAGTGGGAGTCCTTGATTGACATTCTCCGCTACTGCAAACTGCGGGAACGTTCTGTGGTGCTTATGCCTCGTCGGCTTGAGGAAGTGGAACTTTTCCGTCATGAGCTAAAATCCATAAATGCCAAGGTGCTGGACTGGCCTGAGGTTCGTCCCGGTGCGGTGGCCTTGATAAATCAGTTCGGCTTGACTTCCCAGGTCTTGGAAAGAAGCTCCCTGGCGGTTGTCGGGGGCTCCTTCTGCGCCCGTCCCGGAATTCATGATTTCTGGGAGCCTTTGCGAGCCCTGGTCCCGACTTGCGTGGGCCCTTATGCCAATGGGCATGAAGATGCCGTAAATGAGCTGGTATGCAAGGGTGTTGTGGCCCAGGTTCAATCCGCAAGTGATTTTGAAAATCTAGATTTACCAGCCGAAGATCGGATTCGGGAATGCCTGGATTCCGAAAAGACGAAGATTTTGAATTCCTACCAGCAGTTGCTGGTGTTCCTGGAGGACTTGCTAAAATGA